In one window of Shewanella goraebulensis DNA:
- a CDS encoding TFIIB-type zinc ribbon-containing protein: MKCPRTASELTPIKVGGITVEFSKASGGVFFDNYELMHFDEEHEKRGSVLVEHLSQFTPSAIDYSQRINCPKCPDIVMRRYFYSPKNQVEVDECPGCGGIWFDYNELAKIRELFPNQQDRDKAGKDFVLAMLETNIQKSHDMKIQQKDALAQKLQRLFMSVF; the protein is encoded by the coding sequence ATGAAATGCCCAAGAACGGCGTCTGAACTAACACCTATCAAAGTCGGCGGTATAACGGTCGAGTTTTCCAAAGCCTCTGGTGGTGTCTTTTTTGACAATTATGAGCTGATGCATTTTGACGAAGAACATGAAAAGCGCGGTTCGGTGCTGGTAGAGCATTTATCTCAATTTACCCCATCTGCAATAGATTATAGCCAAAGAATTAATTGCCCGAAATGTCCCGATATCGTCATGCGCCGATATTTTTACAGTCCGAAAAATCAAGTAGAAGTGGATGAATGTCCTGGCTGTGGGGGGATTTGGTTTGACTATAATGAACTCGCAAAAATTAGGGAGCTCTTCCCTAATCAACAGGATCGAGACAAAGCTGGCAAAGACTTTGTACTTGCTATGCTAGAGACTAATATTCAGAAAAGCCATGATATGAAAATACAACAAAAAGACGCATTAGCTCAAAAATTACAACGATTATTTATGAGCGTTTTTTAA
- a CDS encoding sensor histidine kinase encodes MNRRLFWKLCLVIATGVVALFYLINHLTTRTEEGMSLLALQDRQQLTQWGEKAEQLYQAGDLDKLNVWLNELQTQENTWITIASYDIEHIAGNKLKERFYTGYNLGRSVDWKIHLYFEQNPVMELPFSQGQTSLLIQLPNRMRPGTYWQYTEATMQIIVPTILLALLSYFLYRYIMRPLQQMQLATRHFSAGDYDVRAATLMGNRNDEFADLAIAFDQMAIRIGEQLISQRQLIADLSHELRTPLTRLDIALASAETSAPSAHFDRISRESKHIRKLVEDTLTLAWLENEQPKLQSESLELTDLLDVVIDDAKFEFPKVDIQCELPTSALIEHSSHRAAGQAIENILRNALRYTPNGKSVMVKLKDDGYQYLITIEDQGPGVPHHLLNTIFNPFFRVDKSRERDGSSFGLGLALAKRQLLAIRGQVTADNRIDGGLCMTVVLPKV; translated from the coding sequence ATGAATCGTCGATTATTTTGGAAGCTTTGCTTAGTCATTGCCACGGGCGTTGTTGCGCTGTTTTACTTAATTAACCATCTCACTACTCGAACAGAAGAAGGGATGAGTTTACTGGCGCTGCAAGATCGCCAGCAACTAACCCAGTGGGGAGAAAAAGCTGAACAGCTTTATCAAGCGGGCGATTTAGACAAATTAAACGTTTGGTTAAATGAGCTACAAACTCAAGAAAATACTTGGATTACCATTGCCAGCTATGACATCGAGCATATCGCCGGAAATAAGTTAAAAGAGCGTTTTTATACAGGGTATAACTTAGGGCGCAGCGTGGATTGGAAAATCCATTTATATTTTGAACAAAACCCAGTAATGGAGTTGCCATTTAGCCAAGGTCAAACGAGTTTACTGATCCAACTCCCTAATAGAATGCGACCCGGTACCTATTGGCAATATACAGAGGCTACAATGCAAATCATTGTGCCGACGATTTTATTAGCCTTATTGTCGTATTTTCTTTATCGCTACATCATGCGGCCGTTACAACAAATGCAATTAGCCACTCGTCATTTTAGTGCTGGTGATTATGATGTTAGAGCTGCGACCTTGATGGGAAACCGAAATGACGAGTTTGCTGATTTAGCTATTGCGTTTGATCAAATGGCCATTCGCATCGGGGAGCAATTAATTAGCCAGCGGCAACTTATTGCGGATTTATCCCATGAATTGCGCACCCCATTAACACGCTTAGATATTGCGCTAGCATCGGCCGAAACCTCAGCACCTTCGGCGCATTTTGATCGCATTAGCCGAGAATCGAAACATATTCGTAAGCTAGTAGAAGACACCTTAACCCTTGCATGGCTTGAGAATGAGCAGCCCAAACTTCAAAGTGAATCACTGGAGTTAACTGACTTACTTGATGTGGTCATTGATGATGCTAAGTTTGAATTCCCGAAAGTGGACATTCAATGTGAACTCCCCACAAGCGCATTGATTGAGCACTCAAGTCACCGCGCGGCAGGTCAGGCAATCGAGAATATTCTTCGTAATGCACTGCGCTATACGCCCAATGGAAAAAGTGTGATGGTGAAGCTTAAAGATGATGGATATCAATATCTAATCACTATTGAAGATCAAGGGCCTGGGGTTCCACACCATCTATTGAACACCATTTTTAATCCTTTTTTCAGAGTCGATAAATCACGAGAGCGTGATGGTAGCTCATTCGGGTTAGGTTTAGCCTTGGCTAAAAGGCAGCTATTGGCAATCAGAGGTCAAGTCACAGCAGATAATCGTATCGATGGTGGGCTTTGTATGACAGTTGTCTTACCTAAAGTGTAA
- a CDS encoding PepSY domain-containing protein has translation MKAKTRLLWMKLHGYIACFFLPITLIYIITGMLYFFDIKGEVSKDIEYFVPTTEGWPDNEQSAKKFVVNFLKGKSHLPLPEDYYWEGVHDWYGHRQEVILAKTDDPNTLEIHIKEHDFLMQLLIIHKGFAGSFFKVFSILFGISLAFSIISGVVITLQLPQLKVPSLISIAAGALALSVGFIL, from the coding sequence ATGAAAGCAAAAACACGATTGTTGTGGATGAAGTTACACGGTTATATAGCGTGTTTTTTTCTGCCCATTACCCTGATTTATATCATCACAGGTATGTTGTATTTTTTTGATATTAAAGGTGAAGTCAGCAAAGATATCGAATACTTTGTGCCAACAACTGAAGGCTGGCCTGATAACGAGCAAAGTGCTAAAAAGTTTGTGGTTAACTTCTTAAAAGGGAAGTCACATTTACCGCTGCCAGAAGACTATTATTGGGAAGGCGTGCACGATTGGTACGGACATCGACAAGAGGTGATTTTAGCCAAGACTGATGATCCGAATACTTTAGAAATTCACATCAAAGAACATGACTTTTTGATGCAATTATTAATTATTCATAAAGGGTTTGCTGGGTCTTTTTTCAAAGTATTTTCTATCCTATTTGGGATAAGTTTAGCATTTAGCATTATCAGTGGGGTGGTGATTACACTGCAGTTACCACAATTAAAAGTCCCATCACTCATTAGTATTGCAGCAGGAGCATTAGCCCTTTCTGTAGGGTTTATATTGTGA
- the katG gene encoding catalase/peroxidase HPI produces MDSSKSAGKCPVMHGGNTNQQSQDQLWWPKSLNLDILHQHDTKTDPMPNSFSYADAFNALDLDAVKQDLIELMTSSQSWWPADWGHYGGLMIRMAWHSAGTYRIADGRGGASRGNQRFAPLNSWPDNGNLDKARRLLWPIKKKYGDSLSWADLMILAGNMAYESMGLKMYGFAGGREDIWSPEKDIFWGAEKEWLASSDNENSRYSGERDLDNPLAAVMMGLIYVNPEGVDGKPDPIKTAHDVRITFARMAMNDEETVALAAGGHTVGKCHGNGDAAQLGPEPEAAEIEDQGFGWLNKQNRGIGSDTVTSGIEGAWTTNPTQWDNGYFHLLLNYDWWTTKSPAGAWQWEPVNIKPEDMPVDVEDPTKRHNPIMTDADMALKFDPEYRKIAERFYNDPDYFAKVFTRAWFKLTHRDLGPKARYLGNDVPNEELIWQDPIPSNPHTLSETEINGLKAAILQSELTAAELITTAWDSARTYRGSDRRGGANGARIQLAPQNQWQGNEPERLNKVLAALAAIKAQKNSPISMADLIVLAGSCAVEHAAAQTGVNVSVPFSQGRGDATAEMTDAESFDVLEPIHDGFRNWLKSDYVVSAEELLLERSQLLGLTAAEMTVLIGGMRVLGTNYGGETHGVFTDNVGKLTNDFFVNLTDMNYAWKPVANNLYHIVERESGVQKWTATRVDLVFGSNSILRAYCEHYAQDDNKAKFVNDFVAAWVKVMNADRFDL; encoded by the coding sequence ATGGATAGCTCAAAGTCAGCCGGAAAATGCCCTGTCATGCATGGGGGCAACACCAATCAACAAAGCCAAGATCAGCTATGGTGGCCCAAGTCGCTTAACCTCGATATTTTGCATCAACACGATACTAAAACCGATCCTATGCCCAACAGTTTTAGTTATGCCGATGCGTTTAATGCATTAGATTTAGATGCAGTTAAGCAAGATTTAATTGAGCTAATGACCAGCTCACAATCCTGGTGGCCTGCCGACTGGGGACATTATGGTGGCTTGATGATCCGCATGGCGTGGCACTCAGCTGGGACATACCGTATTGCCGATGGGCGCGGTGGCGCAAGCCGCGGTAACCAGCGCTTTGCTCCTTTGAACAGCTGGCCTGATAACGGCAATTTAGATAAAGCCCGTCGCCTACTTTGGCCAATTAAAAAGAAGTATGGCGACAGTTTATCTTGGGCAGATTTAATGATTCTTGCTGGTAACATGGCTTACGAGTCAATGGGCCTTAAGATGTACGGTTTTGCTGGCGGACGGGAAGATATCTGGAGTCCAGAGAAAGATATTTTCTGGGGCGCTGAAAAAGAATGGCTCGCCTCCAGTGATAACGAAAATAGCCGTTATTCTGGCGAGCGAGATTTAGATAATCCATTAGCTGCGGTCATGATGGGGCTGATTTACGTTAACCCAGAAGGGGTCGACGGTAAGCCAGATCCAATTAAAACCGCACATGATGTTCGCATCACCTTTGCGCGTATGGCCATGAATGATGAAGAAACCGTCGCTTTAGCGGCTGGCGGTCACACTGTGGGTAAATGTCATGGTAATGGCGATGCAGCGCAATTAGGCCCTGAGCCAGAAGCGGCTGAAATCGAAGATCAAGGTTTTGGTTGGCTCAATAAACAAAACCGTGGGATCGGCAGTGACACTGTCACCAGTGGTATTGAAGGCGCTTGGACAACAAATCCTACCCAGTGGGATAACGGATACTTTCACCTGTTATTAAACTACGATTGGTGGACAACCAAGAGCCCAGCTGGTGCATGGCAATGGGAACCGGTCAATATCAAACCTGAAGATATGCCAGTTGATGTTGAAGACCCAACTAAGCGCCATAATCCGATCATGACCGATGCCGACATGGCATTAAAATTTGATCCTGAATATCGAAAAATTGCCGAGCGCTTTTATAACGACCCAGACTACTTTGCCAAAGTGTTCACCCGAGCTTGGTTTAAACTTACTCACAGAGATCTTGGCCCTAAAGCTCGCTACTTAGGTAATGATGTGCCAAATGAAGAGCTAATTTGGCAAGACCCAATCCCTAGTAATCCTCATACTCTCAGTGAAACTGAAATTAATGGGCTTAAAGCGGCTATTTTACAAAGTGAGTTAACGGCGGCTGAACTCATTACTACCGCATGGGATAGCGCCAGAACCTATCGTGGTTCTGATAGACGTGGTGGTGCAAATGGCGCTCGTATTCAACTTGCGCCGCAAAACCAATGGCAAGGCAATGAACCTGAACGGCTTAATAAAGTTCTCGCGGCATTAGCAGCGATTAAAGCACAAAAGAATTCGCCAATTTCTATGGCTGATTTGATTGTGTTAGCCGGTAGCTGCGCTGTTGAACACGCAGCCGCTCAAACAGGCGTTAATGTGTCAGTGCCATTTAGCCAAGGTCGAGGTGATGCAACCGCTGAAATGACAGATGCTGAGTCATTCGATGTTCTTGAGCCCATTCATGATGGCTTTAGAAACTGGTTAAAGTCTGACTATGTTGTCAGTGCTGAAGAGTTATTGTTAGAACGCAGCCAGTTATTGGGGCTCACCGCAGCAGAAATGACGGTATTAATCGGTGGTATGCGAGTATTAGGCACCAACTATGGCGGCGAAACTCATGGCGTGTTCACTGATAATGTCGGTAAGCTAACTAACGACTTTTTCGTTAATCTCACTGATATGAACTACGCTTGGAAGCCTGTTGCTAACAACCTCTATCATATTGTTGAACGAGAAAGTGGGGTTCAGAAATGGACTGCGACACGTGTTGACTTAGTCTTTGGTTCTAATTCCATCTTACGTGCTTATTGTGAGCATTATGCGCAAGATGATAATAAAGCCAAGTTCGTCAATGACTTTGTTGCCGCATGGGTCAAAGTGATGAATGCCGATAGATTTGATTTATAA
- a CDS encoding TonB-dependent receptor encodes MKNTRSPMTLKPLVVAVALATFGPQAIAVESEEEQSLASIEKMTVVGQTTNTVITPQELEKFQANDLADIFRLVPSVSVGGSVGIAQKIYIRGLEDTLLNITVDGAPQTGTLFHHIGRVAISPELLKEVDVQAGAGEATSGAGAIGGAIRFKTKNVDDLLAADERFGGTVKGGYFTNDGYQASGTLYGRLTDNWGAMGSYVYVDRENMEDGAGNELFGTAAEQQLGFFKLNGELTENQQLSISVEQRNEQGDFGARPNWPTLEGDTLFPIEGDRTTFVLNHQFNLNRYVNLETSLYHTSASVEQDRYDRWGKYGGDMTTYGFDIRNVSLVGSHTLTYGFELRQDEVSSEYLAEDAIWQDWAWDASVGKFEEEGQVLGIYIQDHWQITDALLLSVGVRYDQYDLEQTTYQNETDSDGVSPNIGLNYQFNDNWLLTVGYAEAMRGKEVGDAFTLEQAPDWVSIDPDLKAEEVDNTEIGLTYSDNHWQVTASVYQSNIDNVILDQIGRGVFYENVGELEMQGFELKANYWYDGLNVVASYSDNDSELNGNTVEGYEHIGLANARGDTWGLNVSYLLSDSWELGWNFMYVDDLNNIEVLQRGVEIGWIDQTQFIDKPSYDVHDIYVQWLPLDSDQLKVNLAVQNLFDEHYRDHSSVGDYNDIPGWEGVAGLYEAGRDIRVSLSYQF; translated from the coding sequence ATGAAAAACACTAGATCACCAATGACGCTTAAACCATTGGTAGTAGCCGTTGCGCTAGCCACATTTGGCCCCCAAGCCATTGCGGTTGAATCTGAAGAGGAGCAAAGCTTAGCCTCGATAGAGAAAATGACAGTGGTAGGACAAACCACTAACACCGTCATTACACCGCAAGAACTAGAAAAGTTTCAAGCAAATGATCTTGCAGATATTTTTAGGCTTGTGCCTTCTGTATCTGTCGGTGGCTCAGTTGGGATTGCGCAAAAAATCTATATCCGTGGTCTTGAAGATACCTTACTCAATATTACCGTCGATGGTGCTCCTCAAACGGGAACACTATTTCATCACATAGGCCGTGTGGCTATTTCCCCTGAATTATTAAAAGAAGTCGATGTGCAAGCGGGCGCTGGTGAAGCGACCAGTGGTGCAGGAGCGATAGGTGGTGCCATTCGCTTTAAAACCAAAAATGTTGATGATCTACTTGCAGCTGATGAACGCTTTGGTGGCACAGTTAAAGGGGGTTATTTCACCAATGATGGTTATCAAGCCAGCGGGACTTTATATGGCAGATTGACGGATAACTGGGGCGCTATGGGGTCTTATGTTTATGTTGATCGAGAAAACATGGAAGACGGTGCTGGTAACGAGTTGTTTGGCACGGCAGCTGAGCAGCAATTAGGCTTTTTCAAACTGAATGGTGAGTTAACTGAAAATCAGCAACTGAGCATCAGTGTTGAGCAGCGTAATGAACAAGGTGACTTTGGCGCACGTCCAAACTGGCCGACATTAGAGGGCGACACTTTATTTCCTATCGAAGGTGATCGAACCACCTTTGTGCTGAACCATCAATTTAACCTTAACCGATATGTGAACCTTGAAACCAGCTTATACCATACCAGTGCTAGCGTTGAGCAAGACAGGTACGATCGCTGGGGGAAATACGGTGGAGACATGACGACCTATGGTTTTGATATTCGCAATGTATCGCTAGTTGGCAGTCATACCTTGACCTATGGATTTGAGCTGCGCCAAGACGAAGTCTCTAGTGAATACTTAGCAGAGGATGCTATCTGGCAAGATTGGGCATGGGATGCCAGTGTGGGAAAATTCGAAGAAGAAGGCCAAGTACTGGGTATTTACATCCAAGACCATTGGCAAATCACCGATGCCTTATTGTTGAGTGTGGGTGTACGTTACGATCAATATGACTTAGAGCAAACCACTTATCAAAATGAAACCGACAGTGACGGTGTTAGCCCAAATATTGGTTTGAATTATCAGTTTAATGATAATTGGTTATTAACTGTTGGTTATGCAGAAGCCATGCGCGGCAAAGAAGTCGGCGATGCCTTTACTTTAGAGCAAGCGCCAGATTGGGTATCAATAGATCCTGATTTAAAAGCGGAAGAAGTGGACAATACTGAAATAGGCTTAACCTACAGCGACAACCATTGGCAAGTCACTGCATCGGTTTATCAAAGTAATATTGATAATGTGATATTAGATCAAATTGGCCGTGGTGTATTTTATGAAAATGTCGGCGAACTTGAAATGCAGGGTTTTGAATTAAAAGCGAATTACTGGTATGACGGCCTGAATGTTGTTGCTAGTTACAGTGACAATGATTCTGAGCTTAATGGCAATACAGTAGAAGGTTACGAGCATATTGGTTTAGCCAATGCCCGTGGTGATACATGGGGATTAAATGTCAGCTACCTATTATCTGATAGCTGGGAGCTAGGCTGGAACTTCATGTATGTTGATGATCTGAACAATATCGAAGTGTTGCAACGAGGTGTTGAAATTGGCTGGATCGATCAAACACAGTTTATCGATAAACCAAGCTATGACGTTCATGATATTTATGTGCAATGGCTACCACTAGACAGTGATCAACTTAAAGTAAATCTTGCGGTTCAAAACCTATTTGATGAGCACTATCGTGACCATTCTAGTGTCGGCGATTATAACGATATTCCTGGCTGGGAAGGCGTAGCGGGTTTGTATGAAGCTGGTCGTGACATCAGAGTGTCGCTAAGTTATCAATTTTAA
- a CDS encoding response regulator transcription factor: MTILIIEDDQELNNQLAELLCQKGYEVEQCFDGETGLIKASSDHYQLILLDVMLPKRDGFSLLNILRKSSQTPVIMVTAKGAEQERIQGFSQGADDYVAKPFSTTELLFRIEALLRRSSSEDRVVLLQQMTLENLLVDAKSQQVAVDGLILDFTPIQFKLLWELMLNQGEVLSKAYLYQKVLNRSISAYDRSLDMHLSRVRKKINQAQGPGQRITTCHGKGYCCI, encoded by the coding sequence GTGACGATACTTATCATTGAAGATGACCAAGAATTAAACAATCAACTGGCAGAGCTTCTTTGCCAAAAAGGATATGAAGTTGAGCAATGTTTTGATGGTGAAACAGGATTAATTAAAGCATCGTCAGATCATTATCAGCTTATTTTATTAGATGTCATGCTCCCTAAAAGAGATGGTTTTTCATTACTTAATATTTTACGAAAATCCTCTCAAACTCCAGTGATCATGGTGACGGCAAAGGGGGCTGAGCAAGAGCGGATTCAAGGCTTTAGTCAAGGCGCTGACGATTATGTGGCTAAACCTTTTAGCACCACAGAATTACTCTTTCGTATAGAGGCGTTATTAAGACGTAGCTCATCCGAAGACAGGGTTGTGTTATTGCAGCAAATGACCCTTGAAAACTTATTAGTTGATGCCAAATCGCAACAGGTTGCAGTAGATGGCCTGATCCTCGATTTTACCCCGATTCAATTTAAGCTTTTATGGGAATTGATGCTGAATCAAGGTGAAGTGCTCAGTAAAGCTTACCTGTATCAAAAAGTGCTAAATCGCAGTATTAGCGCTTATGACCGCAGTTTAGACATGCATTTAAGCCGTGTGCGAAAAAAAATTAATCAAGCTCAAGGCCCCGGCCAGCGTATTACCACCTGTCATGGAAAAGGATACTGCTGCATATGA